The DNA window CGTAGGCGGGCTGGGAGGGGGGTTGCTGGCCGTATCCGTACTGCGGTTGGGATGGAGGTTGCTGGCCGTACCCGTACTGCGGCTGCTGGCCGTAGCCCGGTTGCTGGGGGCCGCTGCCCTGGCCCGGGGGGACGGCCGACGGCGGTACGTACCGGGTCGCGTCGTCGTCGGGCGGCGAGGTGTGGGGATCCTGGCTCATCATGTCTCAGTCTCCGTAACGAAGTCGATCAGTTCCTCGACCCGGCCGAGCAGCTCCGGCTCCAGGTCCGTGAAGGTCGAGACGGCGCCGAGGATGCGCCGCCAGGCGTCGGCCGGCTCCACGCGCCAGCCCAGGGCGGCGATCACGCCTTCCTTCCACGGCACCCCGCGCGGCACGTCGGGCCAGGCGGGGATGCGCAGCACGGACGGCTTGACCGCCTGCCAGATGTCGACGAACGGGTGTCCCACCACGAGCACGTCCGGCGAGGTGATCTCAGCGGCGATGCGGCTCTCCTTGGAGCCGGGGACGAGGTGGTCCACGAGGACCCCCAGCCGCCGCCCCGGCTCGGGGCCGAACTCGGCGACGATGTCCGGCAGGTGGTCCACGCCTTCGAGGTATTCGACCACGACCCCTTCGACCCGCAGGTCGTGGCCCCAGATCTTCTCGACGAGCGCGGCGTCGTGCACGCCCTCGACGTAGATGCGGCTCTCCCTGGCCACGCGGGCCCGCAGCCCCTCGACGGCGATCGAGCCCGACGCGCTGCGCCGGGGGCCGGCGGGGGCGGCGGCGGCCGGTGCGGGGCGCACCAGGGTCACCGGCTTTCCCTCCAGGAGGAACGCGGCCGGCGCCAGCGGGAACAGCCGCCGCCTGCCGAACCGGTCCTCCAGCGTCACGGCCTCCTTGTCGCAGGCCACGACGGCGCCGCAGAAGCCGCTGTCGGCGTCCTCCACGACGAGATCCGGCTCGGCGGGCACCTTCGGAATCTTGCCCCTGCCGGGCCGCCGCCAGTCACCCGCCAGAACATCGCCCTCGTACACAGGGGGGACCGTAGCAAATCACCCGGCCGCCGCGAGACGCTTGCGCGCCGAGGAGCGGCGTACCAGGACGACGACGGTGACGATGATCGCGAGCAGGATGCCCGCGCCGGGGATCGCGAGCAGCGCGACGACCCCGCCGACCACTCCGCCGGCGGCGGACGACAGCGGCTTGCCGATGCCGTACCTGACCGTGGCCGACTCCTCGTTGCTGCAGGTGAGCTGGTAGTCGCCCGTGGCGGGGGCGTTGACCACGAGGATCTGCTCCCACACGACGCCGTTGACCGTGACGGTCTGCGAGCCGCTGGTCCTGGCCAGCTTGGCCTGGCCGGAGCCGCCGGCGATCTGGCACGTGTAGTTGACCGGCCCGCCTGCGGAGACGTAGACGGCGGGCTTGTCGGCCGGGTCGACCGCGACGGTGACGCTCTCGCCCGAGGCGAACGTCTTGGTGGGCGCGAGGTCGCTCACGCCGCCGACGACGCCGTTCACGAAGAGCACGATGCCGACGACGCCGCAGAGCACGGCCACGATCCAGGCGCCGCCGACCCACCACAACCTGGGTTTGATGGCTTTGGAATCGATTCGTGGTGGGAAGTGTGGTTGTTGGCCGTATTGTCCGTACTGAGGCGGCGGGCCGTACGGCTGCGAAGGTGCGCCGAAACCGGGCTGGCCACTGTATCCGGGCTGCGGGCCGTATCCGGGCTGAGGCGGGAGAGGCTGAGGCTGGTACGGACCCTGTCCGGGCGGTGGCCCGTACGGGGGCTGTGCATTGTCCGACATGTCGGCAAGTGTGAAGCCTGTCGCTTGTAAGACGCTAGCAAGAGGATGGGAGCCGGTGTCATCGCACCCTGTGGGCGGGAGCCGTACACTTGGCACTCGGGAACACAGAGTGCTAGGCACCGCGTTTTCCCTACGGGCAGAGGCAGGAGGTGAGCACGTGCTCGACGATCGGAAGCTGGCGGTGCTCCGCGCCATTGTCGAGGACTACGTGTCCACCAACGAACCGGTGGGCTCCAAGGCGCTGGCCGAGCGCCACAATCTGAAGGTCTCCCCGGCGACGGTCAGGAACGACATGGCCGCGCTGGAGGAGGAGGGCTACATCACCCAGCCGCACACGAGCGCGGGGCGGGTGCCGACGGACAAGGGCTACCGCCTGTTCGTCGACCGGCTCTCGCAGATCAAGCCGTTGTCGGGCGCCGAACGCCGGGCGATCGAGACGTTCCTGGCCGGCGCGGTGGACCTGGACGACGTGGTCATGCGCACGGTGCGGCTGCTCGCGCAGCTCACCCGGCAGGTGGCCGTCGTGCAATACCCCACGCTCACCCGTTCGACCGTCCGGCACGTCGAGCTGGTGCCACTGAGCGAGCGCCGCGTCATGCTGGTGCTCATCACCAACACCGGCCGCGTCGAGCAGCGCGTCGTCGAGCTGCCCGAGGCGCTGGAGGACACCCGCATCGCGCACCTGCGCGCGGTGCTCAACTCCGGCCTCGACGGCTGCCAGCTCAGCAGCGTTCCCGAGCTGGTCGCCGACCTGCCGGAGCGGCTGCCCGCCGAGGACCGCCCGGCCGCCGCCACGATCCTGTCCGTGCTGCTGGAAACCC is part of the Nonomuraea coxensis DSM 45129 genome and encodes:
- a CDS encoding DUF3097 domain-containing protein — its product is MYEGDVLAGDWRRPGRGKIPKVPAEPDLVVEDADSGFCGAVVACDKEAVTLEDRFGRRRLFPLAPAAFLLEGKPVTLVRPAPAAAAPAGPRRSASGSIAVEGLRARVARESRIYVEGVHDAALVEKIWGHDLRVEGVVVEYLEGVDHLPDIVAEFGPEPGRRLGVLVDHLVPGSKESRIAAEITSPDVLVVGHPFVDIWQAVKPSVLRIPAWPDVPRGVPWKEGVIAALGWRVEPADAWRRILGAVSTFTDLEPELLGRVEELIDFVTETET
- the hrcA gene encoding heat-inducible transcriptional repressor HrcA, with protein sequence MLDDRKLAVLRAIVEDYVSTNEPVGSKALAERHNLKVSPATVRNDMAALEEEGYITQPHTSAGRVPTDKGYRLFVDRLSQIKPLSGAERRAIETFLAGAVDLDDVVMRTVRLLAQLTRQVAVVQYPTLTRSTVRHVELVPLSERRVMLVLITNTGRVEQRVVELPEALEDTRIAHLRAVLNSGLDGCQLSSVPELVADLPERLPAEDRPAAATILSVLLETLVERYDEKIVFAGAANLAGADFSIGLRDVLEALEEQVVLMRLLGETSPDTPSALTVRIGSENPYLQGTSVVATGYGLGDNQLARLGVLGPTRMDYPVTMGAVRAVARYVSQILAAS